From Vagococcus jeotgali, one genomic window encodes:
- a CDS encoding carbohydrate ABC transporter permease, with the protein MSEKKKVKKVEIRAFSPGVDLFFSIVVALFAISCIIPFIFVIIISLTSEGSLANNGYSFWPEAWSFEAYRYIFSGQMSQKIIRAFGVTILVTVLGTLLNSTITSLYAYAISRSNFPFRRFFTIFALITMLFVPGMVANYLVMTNLLQLKDTIWALILPLALGPFNILVMRTFFRKNVPDSIIESARIDGASEMKIFIRIVLPLAVPGIATISLFAALGYWNDWFNALLYIQNDNLVPLQYLLMKIQNNLDYLAQNAGMSAQMAGGLAALPNESARMAIVVISTLPIAITYPFFQKYFVGGLTIGGVKE; encoded by the coding sequence TTGAGTGAAAAGAAAAAAGTAAAAAAAGTTGAAATACGTGCCTTTAGTCCAGGTGTGGATTTATTCTTTAGTATCGTTGTGGCCCTGTTTGCCATTTCATGTATCATTCCTTTTATCTTTGTTATTATTATCTCTTTAACAAGCGAAGGATCACTGGCAAATAATGGATATAGTTTCTGGCCAGAAGCTTGGTCATTTGAAGCATATAGATATATCTTCTCAGGACAAATGTCACAAAAAATTATTCGTGCCTTTGGTGTGACAATCTTAGTCACTGTACTGGGTACATTATTAAATTCAACAATCACAAGTTTGTATGCTTATGCGATTTCAAGAAGTAATTTTCCATTTAGAAGATTCTTCACAATATTCGCTTTGATTACGATGTTATTTGTACCAGGTATGGTAGCAAACTACTTAGTGATGACAAACTTACTACAGTTAAAAGATACAATTTGGGCACTTATTTTACCACTTGCCTTAGGACCTTTTAATATTTTAGTAATGAGAACATTCTTTAGAAAAAATGTTCCAGATAGTATTATCGAGTCAGCACGTATTGATGGTGCTAGTGAAATGAAAATCTTCATCAGAATTGTATTACCACTTGCCGTACCTGGTATTGCAACAATTAGTTTATTTGCGGCTTTAGGATATTGGAATGATTGGTTTAATGCCCTACTTTACATTCAAAATGATAATTTAGTGCCATTACAATACCTATTAATGAAAATCCAAAATAACTTGGATTACTTAGCACAAAATGCTGGTATGAGTGCTCAAATGGCTGGTGGTCTTGCTGCCTTACCAAATGAATCAGCTCGTATGGCAATCGTCGTGATTTCAACTTTACCAATTGCTATAACATATCCATTTTTTCAAAAGTACTTCGTTGGCGGTCTAACAATTGGTGGCGTGAAAGAATAA
- a CDS encoding ABC transporter substrate-binding protein, with protein MNKFKKTLLVAGAALALVGLTACGGGDKKADGDKAGDKSGDVTKLLMYQIGDKPENYDTLMDIANKQIKEEINAEIDLQYIGWGDWEKKMSTIIASGENYDIAFTGGTYVTDAQKGAYTDLTEMAPKYAKNAYDQLDEAYITGNLVDGKLYAFPVNGNVYGQQVLTFNKQYLDKYDLKVDDIKSYADAEDVLKKFHEKEPNIAAFAVGQSFIVSGNYDYPLGKNSPFAVKTDGDNNAPKIINQYDDEDFIANLELMHKWYQDGLIPTDAATNTTGFPLDGNTWLMREETQGPMDYGDTILTNAAGQPLVSAAITIPLKTTAQAQMANFAVSNVSKNKEKSVEFLGLLNSNAELLNGLVWGVEGEAWEKVSDNRIKLLDGYKPNTHMAAWNTGNNMILYTQDTLPEEKIKERDESIKTAETSPILGFNFNTSSVKTELTNIANVMNRYQASLNTGTVDPKNTLPKLNDDLKKAGWDKVQEEMQKQLDEFVKTK; from the coding sequence GTGAACAAATTTAAAAAAACATTATTAGTAGCGGGAGCAGCATTAGCATTAGTTGGTTTAACTGCCTGTGGTGGTGGCGACAAAAAAGCTGATGGTGATAAAGCTGGAGATAAATCAGGAGATGTAACAAAATTATTAATGTATCAAATTGGTGATAAGCCTGAAAATTACGATACATTAATGGATATTGCAAATAAACAAATTAAAGAAGAAATTAATGCAGAAATTGATTTACAATACATCGGCTGGGGCGATTGGGAAAAGAAAATGAGTACGATTATCGCTTCTGGTGAAAACTATGATATCGCCTTTACAGGTGGAACTTATGTAACAGATGCTCAAAAAGGAGCTTACACTGATCTAACTGAAATGGCACCTAAATATGCTAAAAATGCTTATGATCAATTAGATGAGGCTTATATCACAGGTAATCTGGTTGATGGTAAACTTTATGCCTTCCCAGTAAATGGTAACGTATATGGTCAACAAGTGTTAACATTTAACAAACAATACTTAGATAAATATGATTTAAAAGTCGATGATATTAAATCATATGCAGATGCAGAAGATGTATTGAAAAAATTCCATGAAAAAGAACCAAATATTGCAGCTTTTGCAGTAGGACAATCATTTATCGTTTCTGGTAACTACGATTACCCATTAGGAAAAAATAGCCCATTTGCAGTAAAAACAGATGGTGATAATAATGCACCAAAAATTATTAATCAATATGATGATGAAGATTTTATTGCAAATTTAGAGTTAATGCATAAATGGTATCAAGATGGATTAATTCCAACAGATGCTGCCACAAATACAACTGGCTTCCCATTAGATGGTAATACTTGGTTAATGCGTGAAGAAACACAAGGACCTATGGATTATGGTGATACTATTTTAACAAATGCTGCAGGTCAACCATTAGTTTCAGCAGCAATCACTATTCCACTAAAAACTACAGCACAAGCTCAAATGGCTAACTTTGCTGTATCTAATGTTTCTAAAAACAAAGAAAAATCTGTTGAGTTCTTAGGTTTATTAAATAGTAATGCTGAATTATTAAATGGTTTAGTATGGGGTGTTGAAGGCGAAGCTTGGGAAAAAGTTAGCGATAACCGTATTAAATTATTAGATGGCTACAAACCAAATACTCATATGGCTGCTTGGAACACTGGTAATAATATGATTTTATACACACAAGATACATTACCTGAAGAAAAAATTAAAGAACGTGATGAAAGCATTAAAACTGCTGAAACATCACCAATTCTTGGATTTAACTTCAATACAAGCTCTGTTAAAACTGAGTTAACAAATATTGCAAACGTGATGAACCGTTACCAAGCAAGTTTAAATACAGGTACTGTTGATCCTAAAAACACTCTACCAAAATTAAACGACGATCTTAAAAAAGCTGGTTGGGATAAAGTTCAAGAAGAGATGCAAAAACAATTGGATGAGTTTGTCAAAACGAAATAA
- a CDS encoding YesL family protein: MIDKGFKGVWLIVKLNLLFVLFTLCGLVVFGIGAALQMTSDLFQESELDYRKVTFQKAWLSFKTNFLRSNGLFWLYNGVALLLGYNLYLSVQLTGIVWIIINFILIAATLFIFIAYQYVLVYTTNYDIPVSQLIKLSFISIFLSFGSFLKLIFGFVVIMIISWLMKGLFLFATVSLMIAWDNIATKQNRDFVDKRLTVDEE; the protein is encoded by the coding sequence ATGATTGATAAAGGATTTAAAGGTGTATGGTTAATAGTTAAATTGAATTTATTATTTGTACTTTTTACATTGTGCGGTTTAGTAGTATTTGGTATAGGGGCAGCCCTTCAGATGACCAGCGACTTATTTCAAGAATCAGAGCTTGATTATAGAAAAGTAACTTTTCAAAAAGCCTGGTTATCATTTAAAACTAATTTCTTAAGAAGTAATGGTTTATTTTGGCTATATAACGGTGTAGCTTTGTTATTAGGTTATAATTTATATTTATCTGTGCAACTAACGGGGATTGTCTGGATTATTATTAATTTTATTTTAATTGCAGCAACATTGTTCATTTTTATAGCGTATCAGTACGTATTAGTTTATACAACAAACTATGATATTCCAGTATCTCAACTGATTAAGTTATCATTTATCAGTATCTTTTTAAGTTTTGGTTCATTTTTAAAATTAATCTTTGGTTTTGTAGTGATAATGATCATTAGTTGGTTGATGAAAGGTTTATTTTTATTTGCTACAGTGAGTTTGATGATAGCTTGGGACAACATTGCAACGAAACAAAACCGTGATTTTGTTGACAAAAGGTTGACGGTAGATGAAGAATAA
- a CDS encoding sensor histidine kinase, translated as MKNKVKTFFSKNILISQLMQIYSLLLIVVISIMVLGYSMLVIKKTQDDAYSTVDNMSQQIASSVQTNDSVLSNVVWNLATTQNHFENMRNYMLLPPQEYFEYSLKNWQQGDNNELFPDILSSIFYSFPTISTIDIYLDEVNRYLHVDREKTNGIFEYGKPVVTDELILIRSIQIPNTMETVGQINITFDNSVMLNDLNHGFPASALMFDSNRRLLYSKDGYMNQKELTEITNTYRNSGILPLKAIEKKFIVRHHVIKGITILVLIDKSEVHRDIIRQLLPVFFVGILVTIILLIGLEKIFRSYSKQVAVIVDVTEEVSQGNLVAQIDTSDMRMELYDLSMAINQMIQSLNQYIEDVYTLEVKQRDAHMRALQSQINPHFMYNTLEYIRMYAISQGQDELADVVFAFSSLLRNNINQAKTISLEDELKFCEKYVYLYQMRYPDSIAYHFEVDENLENFTAPKFMIQPLIENYFIHGMDHGRGDNAISVKAKRVKNQIQIMIKDNGKGIDEGRLQDIKKSLEDSKVGLGESVGVNNVYERIKSYFGEQAMFVIESDGSSGTIITITIFQEEENE; from the coding sequence ATGAAGAATAAAGTAAAAACTTTTTTTTCTAAAAATATTTTAATTTCTCAGTTAATGCAAATTTATAGTTTACTTTTAATTGTTGTCATTTCTATAATGGTACTAGGATATAGTATGCTTGTGATAAAAAAAACTCAAGATGATGCGTATAGCACAGTGGATAATATGTCTCAGCAAATCGCCTCATCAGTTCAAACCAATGACAGTGTATTATCTAATGTTGTCTGGAATTTAGCAACGACTCAAAATCATTTTGAAAACATGCGAAATTATATGTTATTACCTCCTCAAGAATATTTTGAGTATTCACTTAAAAATTGGCAGCAAGGTGATAATAATGAACTATTTCCTGATATTTTAAGTAGTATTTTTTATAGTTTTCCTACAATTTCTACAATTGATATTTATTTAGATGAGGTCAATAGATATTTACATGTGGACCGTGAAAAAACCAACGGCATATTTGAGTATGGTAAGCCAGTAGTCACAGATGAGCTGATCTTGATACGTTCGATTCAAATTCCAAATACGATGGAAACAGTTGGGCAAATTAATATTACGTTTGATAATTCGGTGATGTTAAATGATTTGAATCATGGTTTTCCGGCAAGTGCTTTGATGTTTGATTCTAATAGGCGTTTACTTTATAGTAAAGATGGTTATATGAATCAAAAAGAGCTAACTGAGATTACAAATACTTACCGAAATAGTGGGATTCTACCGTTAAAGGCGATTGAAAAGAAATTTATTGTGAGACATCACGTTATTAAAGGTATCACCATCCTTGTTTTAATAGATAAATCAGAGGTTCACAGAGATATCATTAGGCAACTTCTACCTGTTTTTTTTGTAGGAATTTTAGTAACCATTATCTTATTGATTGGTTTAGAGAAAATATTTAGAAGTTATTCAAAACAAGTAGCAGTTATAGTGGATGTTACAGAAGAAGTTAGTCAAGGAAACTTAGTGGCTCAAATTGATACAAGTGACATGCGTATGGAATTATATGATTTATCTATGGCAATCAATCAAATGATTCAGAGTTTAAATCAATACATTGAAGATGTATACACGCTAGAAGTAAAACAACGTGATGCCCATATGAGAGCTTTGCAGTCACAAATTAACCCACATTTTATGTATAACACATTAGAGTATATTAGAATGTATGCTATTAGCCAAGGGCAAGACGAGTTAGCTGATGTGGTATTTGCTTTTTCATCTTTACTTAGAAATAATATTAATCAGGCAAAAACAATTAGTTTAGAAGATGAACTGAAATTTTGTGAGAAATATGTGTATCTATATCAAATGAGGTATCCTGATAGTATCGCTTATCATTTTGAGGTAGATGAGAATTTAGAAAACTTTACGGCACCTAAGTTTATGATTCAGCCATTAATAGAAAATTATTTTATTCATGGTATGGATCACGGGCGAGGGGATAATGCTATTAGCGTTAAAGCAAAGAGAGTTAAAAATCAGATTCAAATTATGATAAAAGATAATGGTAAGGGAATAGATGAAGGTCGTTTGCAAGATATTAAGAAGAGTTTGGAAGATTCCAAAGTTGGTTTAGGAGAATCTGTTGGTGTAAACAATGTTTATGAGCGGATTAAAAGCTACTTTGGAGAGCAAGCTATGTTTGTTATTGAATCAGATGGTAGCAGTGGTACGATTATTACAATCACTATATTCCAAGAGGAGGAGAATGAGTGA
- a CDS encoding response regulator transcription factor has protein sequence MSYSVLLVDDEYMILEGLKRIIPWEDLGFEVVHTARRGADALSFLDEHPVDLLITDVSMPGMTGVAMLRELKSKKIDIKTMILSGYQEFEYVKEGIELGIKGYLLKPVDKDELKKKVLEIRQTLDDEKKEQSKEQLYNEMILVRWLNDELNEAEYLDFIEHFDLEGDTIFSVIVLAHNIYTEEALTYSINCQQELTLIQEENNLFYTTIIYHGLKTELNPFITGLKELMGNQDYQLAVGEAVSDWDNVYESYEQAMSTLNFSVFYGDAISIEESLDFLQTAADSSFEFISFNKALMVGDLDDILSNLHEIFKQMAELHFSPDSVRHIVFLLFTDIYREYPSLNVDIYDETLKRIQNSKNIQELETWLNHVLVTSHEQPDTPKRYSEIVQQALDTIDKDYQDNLTLKHLSEELHVNSVYLGQLFKKETGRSFAQMLNQMRIKKSQDLLMNSHLTVNEIAYEIGYNNTTYFTKMFRKLNAITPKEYRDKYS, from the coding sequence GTGAGTTATTCGGTTCTTTTAGTTGACGATGAATATATGATATTAGAGGGATTAAAACGAATTATTCCTTGGGAAGATTTAGGGTTTGAAGTTGTTCATACAGCCAGGCGAGGGGCTGATGCTTTATCATTTTTAGATGAGCATCCTGTTGATTTACTGATTACAGATGTCAGTATGCCAGGTATGACTGGTGTTGCCATGTTACGTGAGTTAAAGAGTAAAAAAATAGATATCAAGACAATGATATTATCTGGTTATCAAGAGTTTGAGTATGTAAAAGAAGGTATTGAACTAGGAATTAAAGGTTATTTATTAAAACCAGTTGATAAAGATGAGTTGAAAAAGAAAGTCTTAGAGATTCGGCAAACATTAGATGATGAAAAAAAAGAGCAAAGCAAAGAACAATTGTATAATGAAATGATCTTAGTTAGATGGTTAAATGATGAGTTAAATGAGGCAGAATATTTAGATTTTATTGAGCATTTTGATTTGGAAGGTGACACTATTTTTTCTGTCATTGTACTAGCTCACAATATATACACTGAAGAAGCTCTTACTTATAGTATAAATTGTCAGCAAGAATTAACTTTAATTCAAGAAGAGAACAACTTATTTTATACAACTATCATTTATCATGGACTAAAGACAGAACTCAATCCCTTTATTACAGGGTTAAAAGAATTGATGGGAAATCAAGATTATCAATTAGCTGTAGGTGAGGCTGTATCTGATTGGGATAATGTGTATGAAAGTTATGAGCAAGCAATGTCAACTCTTAACTTCTCAGTTTTTTATGGTGATGCAATCTCAATTGAGGAATCTCTTGATTTTCTTCAAACAGCAGCTGATTCTAGTTTTGAATTTATTTCATTTAACAAAGCCTTGATGGTTGGTGATTTAGATGATATTTTATCGAACTTACATGAAATATTTAAGCAAATGGCAGAACTTCATTTTTCACCTGATAGTGTCCGTCATATTGTCTTTTTACTGTTTACAGATATTTACCGAGAATACCCGTCCTTAAATGTTGATATCTATGATGAAACCTTAAAGAGAATTCAAAATTCTAAAAATATTCAAGAGCTTGAAACGTGGTTGAATCATGTCTTAGTGACAAGTCATGAACAACCTGATACACCAAAACGTTATTCAGAGATTGTTCAACAGGCTTTGGATACAATAGATAAAGACTATCAAGATAACTTAACCTTAAAACATTTATCTGAGGAGTTACATGTTAATTCTGTTTATTTAGGACAGTTATTTAAAAAAGAAACAGGTAGAAGTTTTGCTCAAATGTTAAATCAAATGCGTATTAAAAAATCACAAGATTTATTAATGAATAGTCATTTAACAGTCAATGAGATAGCATATGAGATTGGCTATAACAATACAACTTATTTTACTAAAATGTTTCGTAAATTAAATGCTATAACCCCTAAAGAGTACCGAGATAAATATAGTTAA
- a CDS encoding ISL3 family transposase yields MSHNHCIRLSLDLKDKNIYFDSIFCEEQLIKGIRSKIYKGILTYTPSACPCCGIKNEQFSIVKNGFISSRIKWLSVAHYPTYLLLKKQRFLCRHCDSSFLAESSEIEKHCFIAKRVKQSILIELSDAISFKDLAKRHFVSSTTINRILVSGGKDLSNQFLYLPQNLCFDEFTSVKNNSGKYSFIYSDSSTHQIIDILIDNKKLTLEKHFLKYSLKVRRQVKTIVVDMNAAYFKLAKRLFPNAEVIIDRFHLVQLISRSLNITRIKTMNRYRTSNVTDMKNYRKLKKYWKLFLKDSNELNYTDYRYQRLFKSILPETDVMDYLLSLNKELSETYKLYQELLYCSKNNDFDTFSDLLLLANVDISIPMKTSIRTLKKHLPRIENTFKYAYSNGCLEGSINKIKLIKRIAYGYRNFQNYKYRILLSFKDKQKSSKNHSVSAA; encoded by the coding sequence ATGTCTCATAACCATTGTATTCGACTATCGCTAGATTTAAAAGATAAAAATATTTATTTCGATTCTATTTTTTGTGAGGAACAGCTTATTAAAGGGATAAGATCCAAGATTTATAAAGGTATTCTTACTTACACTCCTTCAGCTTGTCCTTGTTGTGGCATTAAAAATGAACAATTTTCTATTGTGAAAAATGGGTTTATTTCTTCTCGAATAAAGTGGTTAAGTGTGGCTCACTACCCAACCTATCTTTTATTAAAGAAACAGAGATTCCTTTGTCGTCATTGTGACTCCTCTTTTCTAGCTGAATCTTCAGAAATTGAGAAACATTGTTTTATCGCTAAAAGAGTGAAGCAATCAATTCTTATTGAGTTAAGTGATGCTATCTCGTTTAAAGATTTAGCTAAAAGACATTTTGTTTCATCAACAACGATTAATAGAATTTTAGTATCTGGTGGTAAAGACTTATCTAATCAATTTTTATATTTACCTCAAAACCTTTGTTTTGATGAATTTACTTCGGTTAAAAACAATAGTGGCAAGTACAGTTTTATTTACTCTGATTCCTCTACACACCAAATTATCGATATTCTCATTGATAATAAAAAGCTAACACTAGAGAAACACTTTCTTAAGTACTCTCTAAAGGTTCGTCGCCAAGTAAAAACAATTGTCGTTGATATGAATGCAGCCTATTTTAAATTAGCCAAAAGGCTATTTCCTAATGCTGAGGTGATTATTGATCGCTTTCACTTAGTTCAACTTATCAGTCGTTCTTTAAACATAACTAGAATTAAGACGATGAATCGTTATCGCACATCGAATGTAACTGACATGAAAAATTATCGAAAACTAAAAAAATATTGGAAACTCTTTTTAAAAGATTCTAATGAATTGAATTATACAGATTATCGTTATCAGCGTTTATTTAAGAGTATTTTACCTGAAACAGATGTCATGGATTATTTACTTAGCTTAAACAAAGAGTTATCAGAAACTTATAAACTTTATCAAGAACTATTATACTGTAGTAAAAACAATGATTTTGACACTTTTTCTGATCTATTATTATTAGCTAACGTAGATATCTCTATTCCAATGAAAACCTCGATTCGAACACTAAAGAAGCATTTACCAAGAATTGAAAACACCTTTAAATACGCTTATTCAAATGGTTGTTTAGAAGGTTCCATAAACAAAATTAAATTAATCAAACGAATAGCTTACGGCTATAGAAATTTTCAGAACTATAAATACAGAATTTTACTTAGTTTCAAAGACAAACAAAAAAGCAGCAAAAACCATTCGGTTTCTGCTGCCTAA
- a CDS encoding FUSC family protein yields MSKTGPFFIMMIISLSGTSKVDNLQDLLTQTNHLAIGIIIAIIVSTILDFTEKDVPSKANKLFVKPLNIRLIHVSIKYTVFMSLDFAINLFFPAHDYNWLTISCAANMFSPSVKDQIIHTKNYVIGSTVGLILMVILALLPLTNSLEFALICLIYIGIVFAFQTNYAYVLMITTPMALLIIHFLTNISDFKLIPLRIISIIIGISIGFIGQRYIDKSGLYNF; encoded by the coding sequence GTGTCAAAGACAGGTCCTTTTTTTATTATGATGATTATTAGTTTATCTGGTACATCTAAAGTCGACAATTTACAAGACTTACTAACTCAAACGAATCACCTAGCAATTGGTATCATCATAGCTATTATTGTTAGTACTATTCTTGATTTCACAGAAAAAGATGTCCCAAGTAAAGCCAATAAATTATTTGTTAAGCCACTTAACATAAGGCTTATACATGTTAGTATTAAGTATACTGTCTTTATGAGCTTGGATTTTGCTATTAATTTATTTTTCCCAGCCCATGACTATAACTGGCTAACTATCTCGTGTGCTGCTAATATGTTTAGCCCTTCTGTGAAAGATCAAATTATTCATACAAAAAATTATGTTATCGGTTCAACAGTTGGCTTAATTTTAATGGTAATCTTAGCTCTGTTACCACTTACTAACTCATTGGAATTTGCCCTAATTTGCTTGATTTACATCGGAATTGTATTTGCTTTTCAAACAAATTACGCTTACGTTCTAATGATCACCACTCCTATGGCACTACTTATTATTCACTTTCTAACAAATATTTCAGATTTTAAATTAATTCCTTTAAGAATCATATCCATTATTATAGGAATTTCAATTGGTTTTATCGGTCAACGCTATATTGATAAATCAGGGTTGTATAATTTTTGA
- a CDS encoding trans-sulfuration enzyme family protein, with translation MREHTKLLHGYPVIDSYTGAASIPKYQASTFNQENVFEQQDYSYTRFGNPTVTALEEGIAVLEGGEYAFAFSSGMAAISTVLLLLKAGDHMIVPLEVYGGTCQFIKDILPNYGIKATFVDFQDMVALKKAIRPTTKMIYMETPSNPLLKVTDIKAVMEIAKAYDLLTAIDNTFMTPLYQKPLEMGVDIVIESGTKFLNGHSDVVAGFVSVNDKELAETLQLYQKSFGNILGVEDAWLILRGMKTMGIRMEKSVSNATEIAEFLSHHPRVKQVYYPGLSTHDMHEIHMNQASNGGAVLSFELAGEDEVATVTKHLSIPIIAVSLGGVESIVSYPCTMSHACISEEERIKQGVTKGLLRLSCGIEDVADLLEDLESALNLLN, from the coding sequence ATGAGAGAACATACAAAATTATTACATGGGTATCCAGTGATTGATAGTTATACAGGAGCAGCATCAATACCAAAGTATCAAGCATCAACATTTAATCAAGAAAATGTCTTTGAGCAGCAAGATTATAGTTATACAAGATTTGGCAACCCAACAGTGACGGCACTTGAGGAGGGGATAGCTGTACTGGAGGGAGGAGAGTATGCTTTTGCCTTCTCATCAGGTATGGCAGCTATCTCCACGGTATTATTATTATTAAAGGCTGGAGATCATATGATTGTCCCACTTGAAGTTTACGGAGGAACTTGCCAGTTTATTAAAGATATTTTACCTAATTATGGTATTAAGGCAACATTTGTTGATTTTCAAGATATGGTAGCTTTAAAAAAAGCAATTCGTCCGACAACTAAAATGATTTATATGGAAACACCATCGAACCCTTTATTAAAAGTAACAGATATTAAAGCAGTTATGGAAATTGCAAAAGCATATGATTTGTTGACAGCAATCGATAATACATTTATGACTCCACTATATCAAAAACCATTAGAAATGGGAGTTGACATTGTGATTGAAAGTGGAACTAAATTTTTAAATGGACATAGTGATGTCGTGGCTGGTTTTGTAAGCGTTAATGATAAGGAATTAGCTGAAACACTACAGTTATACCAAAAGTCTTTTGGTAATATTTTAGGAGTAGAAGATGCTTGGTTGATTTTACGAGGTATGAAAACAATGGGGATTAGAATGGAGAAAAGTGTGAGTAATGCGACTGAAATAGCTGAATTTCTATCACATCACCCAAGAGTTAAACAAGTATACTACCCAGGACTATCAACTCACGATATGCATGAAATTCATATGAATCAAGCAAGTAATGGTGGTGCTGTATTGTCTTTTGAACTAGCTGGAGAAGATGAAGTCGCTACAGTAACCAAACATTTATCTATTCCTATTATTGCAGTTAGCTTAGGTGGAGTGGAATCTATTGTATCTTATCCTTGTACTATGTCTCATGCTTGTATTTCAGAAGAAGAGCGTATTAAACAAGGGGTCACCAAAGGGTTGTTACGCTTATCTTGTGGTATAGAAGATGTTGCAGATCTATTAGAGGATTTAGAGTCTGCACTTAACTTATTGAATTAG
- a CDS encoding sensor histidine kinase, which translates to MKRLIHEKKISLSFDDDLFFTPLNKDKSQRLFLSQVSHELRTPVMIIRNSLKLLSDDHFSSEYERNEYVIQMTQEMLRLVQLLKILMDNSVKYSPKKSSIRLTISDDHDNYCLSVENETTKVMSQSELEESFEAFKRGSDNQHIDGHRLGLTIAKQIIERHKGNIQIEFLRDHILIISICLSKYQGEVS; encoded by the coding sequence ATGAAGAGGTTGATTCATGAGAAAAAAATTAGTTTATCGTTTGATGATGACTTATTCTTTACCCCTTTGAATAAAGATAAAAGTCAGCGCCTATTTTTGTCACAAGTATCTCATGAACTGAGAACACCTGTGATGATTATTCGGAATTCCTTAAAGTTATTAAGTGATGATCATTTTTCTTCTGAGTATGAACGAAATGAATACGTCATACAGATGACACAAGAGATGTTGAGATTGGTTCAGCTCTTAAAAATCTTAATGGATAATAGTGTGAAATATAGTCCTAAAAAATCAAGTATTAGGCTGACTATTTCTGATGATCATGATAATTATTGTTTATCGGTAGAAAATGAAACCACAAAAGTGATGAGTCAATCAGAGTTAGAGGAGTCTTTTGAAGCCTTTAAGCGTGGGTCTGATAATCAACATATTGATGGACATCGCCTAGGTTTAACGATTGCTAAACAGATTATTGAACGACATAAAGGGAATATTCAGATAGAGTTTCTTAGAGATCATATACTTATCATATCTATTTGTTTATCTAAATACCAAGGAGAAGTCAGTTAA